The following are encoded in a window of Flavobacterium sp. WC2421 genomic DNA:
- a CDS encoding SdiA-regulated domain-containing protein — translation MKNYFLFFSVGFFLFSCQQDSGLLSPLYKLPDNLKEVSGISYAPENHLVWVIEDSGNKNKIYALDQKGNVANSLTIKKTKNIDWEEITKDGDGNLYIGDFGNNENVRKDLCIYKIAKAALDNKTTAPIYKVSFSYPEQNEFPPKKKELLFDVESFFELKGNFYLFTKNRSKGFDGTTLLYRIPNKEGFHQAKLLGKYKTGNDFDNYAITSAAISPDQSKVVLLSHSRIWLFENFKEDDFSSGKMCEFNLKHNSQKEGICFKDNDKLLIVDEKTKGNGGMVYEVSINNLKLKSKP, via the coding sequence ATGAAAAATTATTTTTTGTTTTTTTCGGTCGGTTTCTTTTTATTTTCATGTCAACAAGATTCAGGTTTACTATCTCCCCTTTATAAATTACCGGACAATTTAAAGGAGGTTTCTGGTATTAGTTACGCACCAGAAAATCATTTAGTTTGGGTAATTGAAGATAGTGGCAATAAGAATAAAATCTATGCTTTAGATCAAAAAGGGAATGTTGCGAATAGTCTAACAATAAAGAAGACAAAAAATATTGATTGGGAAGAGATTACTAAAGATGGAGATGGGAACTTATATATAGGTGATTTTGGGAACAATGAGAATGTCAGAAAGGATTTATGCATTTATAAAATTGCAAAAGCAGCATTAGATAATAAGACAACTGCACCCATTTATAAAGTGTCTTTTTCTTATCCAGAACAAAATGAATTTCCTCCAAAAAAGAAAGAATTACTTTTTGATGTTGAAAGTTTTTTTGAACTAAAGGGTAATTTTTATTTGTTTACTAAAAACAGAAGTAAGGGATTTGATGGTACTACATTATTGTATCGAATCCCAAATAAAGAAGGATTCCATCAAGCGAAGTTATTAGGTAAATATAAAACAGGGAATGATTTTGATAATTATGCAATAACAAGTGCAGCTATTAGTCCAGATCAATCAAAAGTAGTCTTGTTGAGTCATAGCAGAATTTGGTTATTTGAGAATTTTAAAGAGGACGATTTTTCCTCGGGAAAAATGTGTGAATTTAATTTAAAGCATAATTCTCAAAAAGAAGGGATTTGTTTTAAAGATAATGATAAATTACTAATTGTCGACGAAAAAACAAAGGGTAATGGGGGAATGGTTTATGAAGTTTCCATAAATAACCTTAAACTAAAATCCAAACCCTAA